From Rhodovastum atsumiense, a single genomic window includes:
- a CDS encoding sarcosine oxidase — MSDTVLRDFSDRPRIGFKGADTSRWLSQQGLRFGDASNRAYPQPDGSLLVRLSPGEFLLLEAGDTGAVVRLQAAWSWEAEAGLCFPVPRRDSHAWFHLEGARVPEVFATLCGVDLRLHRFADHSVAQTSVARLNAIVIRDGDGFHLLADSASAEYLQACLSDALAA, encoded by the coding sequence ATGTCCGATACGGTTCTGCGCGATTTTTCCGACCGTCCGCGCATCGGCTTCAAAGGGGCTGACACCTCGCGCTGGCTGAGCCAGCAGGGGCTGCGCTTCGGCGATGCGTCCAACCGTGCCTATCCGCAGCCTGATGGATCGCTGCTTGTGCGGCTGTCACCGGGTGAATTCCTGTTGCTGGAGGCGGGCGATACGGGGGCGGTGGTACGGTTGCAGGCGGCGTGGTCATGGGAGGCGGAGGCCGGGCTGTGTTTCCCGGTGCCACGCCGTGACAGCCATGCCTGGTTCCATCTGGAGGGCGCACGGGTGCCGGAGGTCTTCGCCACGTTATGTGGGGTTGATTTGCGGTTGCACCGCTTTGCCGACCATTCGGTTGCGCAGACCTCGGTGGCCCGGCTGAATGCCATCGTCATCCGCGATGGGGATGGCTTTCATCTGCTGGCTGACAGTGCTTCCGCGGAATATCTGCAAGCCTGCCTGAGCGACGCCCTCGCGGCCTAG
- a CDS encoding PQQ-dependent sugar dehydrogenase, which translates to MRKSWLAAGLLLAGLSAQAADLKSYDSSKPSFWANPPPDWFLGDETEAQKGLAPPSGPALPTPLAELQDNLKKVKLPAGFKIEVYASGLPEARQMAWGDNGTLFVGSFNATNVYAVVDQGGKRTVRTILKGLNMPTGVAFRDGALYVVAINKLLRYDKAEANLDRMPEPVVVYDDMPPFVAHGWKYIVTDKDGWMYLPFGPPFNIGIPPTSVSQIRRVDSRTGLAEIVALGVRNSVGGDIDPRSGEYWFTENARDWISDDLPSDKLNRISRLGEHFGYPYCHQGDMPDPKFALGHSCEEFTPPVLKLGAHVAPLGMKFYTGDQFPAEYRNNIFIAEHGSWNRHRYQGARIVRVVVDPDGRNARQEVFAEGWISGERDYAGRPADILVARDGSLLVADDWAGAIYRISYAK; encoded by the coding sequence ATGCGGAAGAGCTGGCTCGCCGCCGGTCTTTTGCTGGCGGGGCTGAGTGCCCAGGCGGCCGATCTCAAAAGCTACGATTCCAGCAAGCCATCGTTCTGGGCCAACCCGCCGCCGGATTGGTTCCTTGGTGACGAAACCGAGGCGCAGAAGGGCTTGGCACCGCCGTCCGGCCCGGCCTTGCCCACGCCGCTGGCGGAGCTGCAGGACAATCTGAAGAAGGTGAAGCTGCCGGCTGGTTTCAAAATCGAGGTCTATGCCAGCGGCCTGCCCGAAGCGCGGCAGATGGCCTGGGGCGACAACGGGACTCTGTTCGTAGGCTCGTTCAATGCGACGAATGTCTATGCCGTCGTTGACCAGGGTGGCAAGCGGACCGTCAGGACGATCCTGAAGGGGCTGAACATGCCGACCGGGGTCGCCTTCCGGGATGGGGCGCTCTATGTCGTCGCCATCAACAAGTTGCTGCGCTACGACAAGGCGGAGGCGAATCTCGATCGCATGCCGGAGCCGGTCGTCGTCTATGACGACATGCCGCCTTTCGTGGCGCATGGGTGGAAATACATCGTCACCGACAAGGACGGGTGGATGTATCTCCCGTTCGGGCCGCCGTTCAACATCGGCATCCCGCCGACCAGTGTCTCGCAGATCCGGCGTGTCGATTCCCGGACGGGGCTGGCGGAGATCGTGGCGTTGGGTGTGCGCAACAGCGTCGGCGGCGACATCGATCCGCGCAGCGGCGAATACTGGTTCACCGAGAATGCCCGCGACTGGATCAGCGATGACCTGCCGAGCGACAAGCTGAACCGCATCAGCCGGCTCGGCGAGCATTTCGGCTATCCCTATTGTCACCAGGGGGACATGCCGGATCCGAAATTCGCGCTCGGTCATTCCTGCGAGGAATTCACGCCGCCGGTGCTCAAGCTGGGGGCGCATGTGGCGCCGCTTGGGATGAAATTCTACACCGGCGACCAGTTCCCCGCCGAGTACAGGAACAACATCTTCATCGCCGAGCATGGCTCCTGGAACCGTCACCGCTACCAGGGCGCGCGCATCGTGCGCGTCGTCGTCGATCCCGACGGCAGGAATGCGAGGCAGGAGGTCTTCGCCGAAGGCTGGATCAGCGGCGAGCGCGACTATGCCGGACGCCCGGCCGATATCCTGGTGGCGCGCGACGGGTCGCTGCTGGTGGCCGATGACTGGGCCGGCGCGATCTATCGCATCAGCTACGCGAAGTGA
- a CDS encoding c-type cytochrome, with amino-acid sequence MLVLLVLLLWPVFLARAAPGDVEAGRQKAAICATCHGEKGVSAMPGIPSLAGQTDQFLQWQLVFFRSGRRQSPLMSPNAAPLSDDDIRDLGAYFASLPRGAGAAGEADDGLKDKGRALAQQHRCAACHMDDFRGQRAAPAIANQREDYLAKALQDYRSAARPSVGVAAMTEAAARLGDEDIAALAHYLATLPQHSPGSSTMAK; translated from the coding sequence ATGCTCGTATTGCTGGTGCTTTTGCTGTGGCCTGTCTTCCTGGCCCGGGCCGCGCCCGGCGATGTGGAGGCAGGCCGGCAGAAGGCCGCGATCTGCGCGACCTGCCACGGCGAGAAGGGCGTTTCGGCGATGCCGGGCATCCCCTCGCTCGCCGGGCAGACCGATCAGTTCCTGCAGTGGCAACTGGTGTTCTTCCGTTCGGGGCGACGGCAAAGTCCGCTGATGAGCCCGAACGCGGCGCCCCTCAGCGACGACGATATCCGTGATCTCGGCGCCTATTTCGCCAGCCTGCCGCGCGGGGCCGGGGCGGCGGGGGAAGCGGATGACGGCTTGAAGGACAAGGGCCGTGCGCTGGCGCAGCAGCACCGGTGCGCGGCCTGCCACATGGATGATTTCCGGGGCCAGCGGGCGGCCCCGGCGATCGCCAACCAGCGCGAGGACTACCTGGCGAAGGCGTTGCAGGACTACCGTTCCGCCGCGCGCCCGAGCGTCGGCGTCGCGGCGATGACCGAGGCGGCGGCGCGGCTGGGCGACGAGGACATCGCCGCCCTGGCGCATTACCTGGCGACGCTGCCCCAGCACTCGCCCGGCAGCAGCACCATGGCGAAATAG
- a CDS encoding precorrin-2 C(20)-methyltransferase codes for MSEVLPPSPGRLFGLGVGPGDPELITLKALRLLQAAPVVAYPAARGKNGNALTTVAGYLREEQIRLRLVYPVTVEKLPAPFCYETALRGFYDEAAAEVAAHLDAGRDVAVICEGDPFFYGSFMYLHDRLAGRYQTEVVPGVCSVLASSAVLGAPLVYRNQTLTVLSGVLAEEELRRRLAGCEAAAIMKLGGNFTKVRAVVQSLGLLDRARYVERATMAGQRVARLDEVDAETVPYFAMVLLPGECWGSVAR; via the coding sequence ATGAGCGAAGTCCTTCCCCCCTCCCCCGGACGGCTGTTCGGCCTTGGCGTCGGGCCGGGCGATCCCGAGCTGATCACGCTCAAGGCGCTGCGGCTGCTGCAGGCCGCGCCGGTGGTGGCCTACCCTGCGGCCCGCGGCAAGAACGGCAACGCCCTGACCACGGTCGCCGGTTATCTGCGCGAGGAGCAGATCCGGCTGCGGCTGGTCTATCCCGTGACGGTGGAGAAACTGCCGGCGCCGTTCTGCTATGAAACCGCGCTGCGCGGCTTCTACGACGAAGCCGCGGCGGAAGTGGCGGCGCATCTCGATGCCGGCCGCGACGTGGCGGTGATCTGCGAAGGCGATCCGTTCTTCTACGGGTCGTTCATGTACCTGCACGATCGGCTCGCCGGGCGCTACCAGACCGAAGTGGTGCCGGGGGTGTGCTCGGTGCTTGCCTCGTCCGCGGTGCTGGGCGCGCCACTGGTCTACCGCAACCAGACCCTGACCGTGCTGTCGGGCGTGCTGGCGGAGGAGGAACTGCGGCGGCGGCTCGCCGGCTGCGAGGCGGCGGCGATCATGAAGTTGGGCGGCAACTTCACCAAGGTGCGCGCGGTGGTGCAGTCGCTCGGGCTGCTGGACCGGGCGCGCTATGTCGAACGCGCGACCATGGCCGGGCAGCGCGTCGCCCGCCTGGATGAAGTGGACGCGGAGACCGTGCCCTATTTCGCCATGGTGCTGCTGCCGGGCGAGTGCTGGGGCAGCGTCGCCAGGTAA
- the cobM gene encoding precorrin-4 C(11)-methyltransferase, producing MTVHFIGAGPGAADLITIRGRDLLARCPVCLYAGSIVPPGLLAYCPAEARLVDTAPMTLDQIEAEYVAAQARGEDVARLHSGDLSVFSAVAEQIRRLRRHGIPYTLTPGVPAFAAAAAALGHELTVPEVAQSVVLTRVSGRASAMPPKETLAAFGATGATLAVHLAIHALDHIVAELTPLYGADCPVAVVVRATWPEERILRGTLGSIVAQLAADPAERTALVLVGRALADGDFRESALYDPDYRRRFRPGGPRSSDELQSP from the coding sequence ATGACCGTGCATTTCATCGGCGCCGGACCGGGCGCCGCCGACCTCATCACCATACGCGGGCGCGACCTGCTGGCGCGCTGCCCGGTCTGCCTCTACGCTGGCTCGATCGTGCCGCCGGGCTTGCTTGCGTACTGCCCTGCGGAGGCGCGCCTCGTCGACACCGCGCCGATGACGCTCGACCAGATCGAGGCGGAATACGTCGCCGCGCAGGCGCGCGGAGAGGATGTGGCGCGGCTGCATTCGGGCGACCTGTCGGTGTTCAGCGCGGTTGCCGAACAGATTCGCCGGCTGCGCCGGCACGGCATCCCCTACACCCTGACCCCCGGCGTGCCGGCCTTCGCCGCCGCCGCTGCCGCGCTCGGGCACGAGCTGACGGTGCCGGAAGTGGCGCAGAGCGTGGTGCTGACCCGTGTCTCCGGCCGCGCCTCGGCGATGCCGCCCAAGGAAACGCTGGCGGCATTCGGCGCCACCGGAGCCACGCTCGCCGTGCATCTCGCGATCCATGCGCTGGACCACATCGTCGCGGAGCTCACCCCGCTCTACGGGGCCGACTGCCCGGTCGCTGTCGTGGTGCGGGCAACCTGGCCGGAAGAACGCATCCTGCGCGGCACGCTCGGCAGCATCGTCGCGCAACTGGCCGCCGACCCGGCCGAGCGCACCGCGCTGGTGCTGGTCGGCCGTGCGCTGGCGGATGGCGATTTCCGCGAGAGCGCCCTCTATGACCCCGATTACCGCCGCCGCTTCCGCCCCGGCGGCCCCCGTTCCTCCGATGAGTTGCAGAGCCCATGA
- the cobN gene encoding cobaltochelatase subunit CobN → MHLLARDSRTLDEEQRAEDLGHAPADLVLLSFADSDLGAAAVAWQELAEPRPSLRLANLARLRHPMSVDLYAERVVTQARCVLVRLLGGLEYWRYGAEEFAATCRRAGVALALLPGDARNDARLAELSTVPGEDWTRLDAYLREGGPQNLVQALRLAARLGGLDAGAPAPPQPVPVAGEHPLGLPTAGDLGLAVLVFYRAHLLAGDIAPVMALAEALHAQGFGVRALHVASLKDAAIGDFVADRLAAWRPVVVVNATAFSATQGTAGSPLDAAGVPVLQVVLAGSTREAWAGSTRGLTQADLAMQVVLPELDGRLLTTTVSFKAEAAPIAGLDFARTIHQPDADGVALAAARARGWAVLAGTPPAARRVAMVLSDYPGAGGGQVGHAVGLDTFASLDALLSLLAEAGYDTGGPSSGAASLANLLGEAPPAPVLDLATYQRLFATLPDALRTRIDAAWGPPDADPACIGGAFHLRHARRGALVLAVQPDRGTTADRRASYHDPDLPPRHAYVAFYLWLRETLGMQALLHLGTHGTLEWLPGKAVALSPACAPAALTGGLPVIYPFIVNNPGEAAVAKRRLGAITIGHLTPPLRRAGSHGAATELERLIDEYAVADGLDRRRATLLRREILDRAAAVGLLAESGVAADAPDDEALARLDAYLCDVKELQIRDGLHVFGRPPAESTRAALLDALHQACPGVDPARLAADLDHSAVAERAALLAALDGRLVAPGPAGAPTRGRADVLPTGRNLFAVDPRAIPTRAAVVLAERAAAELVRRHLQDHGDWPRRLVLDLWGSASLRTGGEELALALVLMGARPVWDEGSARVSGVEVLPLALLDRPRVDVTLRISGLFRDTFEAQILLFDSAVRMIAARDEAEEWNGLAAAARGLSGEALRRTTARVYGTTPGDYGAGFGEALAQGRWERRAELGSAYLAASAHAYGQDLHGAADAAAFAERVAGADLFVHAQDHRETDLLDSPEYALHEGGFAAAADSLGARPALYHLDTSEPQTPRSFTLAEEVARVVRGRAANPAWIAGMMRHGYRGGAEIARTLEGLFGFAATLPQRLDRQFDLVFDATLGDATVDGFLRQANPAARAAMAARLREALRRDLWRPRRNDISLRLAEEDET, encoded by the coding sequence ATGCACCTGCTCGCCCGCGACAGCCGGACGCTCGACGAGGAACAGCGCGCGGAGGATCTCGGCCATGCGCCGGCGGATCTGGTGCTGCTGTCCTTCGCCGACAGCGATCTCGGTGCCGCCGCGGTGGCGTGGCAGGAGCTGGCGGAGCCGCGGCCAAGCCTGCGCCTGGCCAATCTGGCACGGCTGCGGCATCCGATGTCGGTCGATCTCTACGCCGAACGGGTGGTGACGCAGGCGCGCTGCGTGCTGGTGCGGCTGCTCGGCGGGCTCGAGTACTGGCGCTACGGCGCGGAGGAATTCGCCGCGACCTGCCGGCGCGCCGGGGTGGCGCTGGCGCTGCTGCCGGGCGATGCGCGCAACGACGCGCGGCTGGCGGAACTGTCCACCGTGCCGGGCGAGGACTGGACGCGGCTCGATGCCTATCTGCGCGAGGGCGGGCCGCAAAACCTGGTTCAGGCGCTGCGGCTGGCGGCAAGGCTGGGCGGGCTGGACGCGGGTGCGCCGGCGCCACCGCAGCCAGTGCCGGTCGCCGGGGAACACCCGCTCGGGCTGCCTACGGCAGGTGATCTGGGACTCGCCGTGCTGGTGTTCTACCGGGCGCATCTGCTGGCCGGCGACATCGCCCCGGTCATGGCGCTGGCGGAGGCGCTGCACGCGCAGGGCTTCGGCGTGCGGGCCTTGCATGTCGCCAGCCTCAAGGATGCGGCGATCGGCGATTTCGTCGCCGATCGTCTGGCCGCGTGGCGGCCGGTGGTGGTGGTGAACGCCACCGCCTTCAGCGCGACGCAGGGGACGGCCGGTTCGCCGCTGGATGCCGCCGGGGTGCCGGTGCTGCAGGTGGTGCTGGCGGGATCGACGCGGGAGGCCTGGGCGGGATCGACGCGCGGGCTGACCCAGGCCGATCTGGCAATGCAGGTGGTGCTGCCGGAACTCGACGGCAGGTTGCTGACCACCACGGTGTCGTTCAAGGCGGAGGCGGCACCGATCGCGGGGCTCGATTTCGCCCGCACGATTCATCAGCCGGACGCAGACGGCGTGGCACTGGCGGCGGCGCGGGCGCGCGGCTGGGCCGTGCTGGCGGGGACGCCACCGGCAGCGCGGCGCGTGGCGATGGTGCTGTCGGACTATCCGGGCGCCGGCGGCGGACAGGTGGGGCATGCAGTCGGGCTCGATACCTTCGCCAGCCTGGACGCGCTGCTGTCGCTGCTGGCCGAGGCGGGATACGACACCGGCGGCCCTTCCTCCGGCGCCGCGTCCCTGGCCAACCTGTTGGGCGAGGCACCGCCTGCGCCGGTGCTCGACCTTGCCACGTACCAGCGTCTGTTCGCCACGCTGCCGGACGCGCTGCGCACGCGCATCGACGCCGCCTGGGGACCGCCCGACGCCGACCCCGCCTGCATCGGCGGCGCCTTCCATCTGCGGCACGCGCGGCGCGGCGCGCTGGTGCTGGCAGTGCAACCGGATCGCGGCACCACCGCCGATCGCCGGGCCAGCTACCACGATCCCGACCTGCCGCCGCGCCATGCCTATGTCGCCTTCTATCTGTGGCTGCGCGAGACGCTCGGCATGCAGGCCCTGCTGCACCTGGGCACGCACGGCACGCTGGAATGGCTACCGGGCAAGGCGGTGGCGCTCTCGCCCGCCTGCGCCCCGGCAGCACTGACCGGCGGGCTGCCGGTGATCTACCCGTTCATCGTCAACAATCCCGGCGAGGCGGCAGTGGCGAAGCGGCGGCTCGGCGCCATCACCATCGGCCACCTGACGCCGCCGCTACGCCGCGCCGGCAGCCACGGCGCCGCTACCGAGTTGGAACGGCTGATCGACGAATACGCTGTCGCCGACGGGCTCGACCGCCGCCGCGCCACACTGCTGCGCCGCGAGATACTCGATCGTGCCGCCGCCGTGGGGTTGCTGGCGGAAAGCGGCGTGGCCGCCGACGCGCCGGATGACGAGGCACTGGCGCGGCTGGACGCGTATCTGTGCGACGTGAAGGAGTTGCAGATCCGCGACGGCCTGCACGTGTTCGGCCGTCCGCCGGCAGAGTCCACCCGCGCGGCGTTGCTGGACGCGCTACACCAGGCCTGCCCCGGCGTGGACCCGGCGCGGCTGGCTGCTGACCTCGATCACAGTGCCGTAGCCGAGCGCGCGGCGCTGCTGGCGGCGCTGGACGGACGGCTGGTGGCCCCGGGACCGGCGGGGGCGCCGACGCGCGGCCGCGCTGATGTGCTGCCGACCGGGCGCAACCTGTTCGCGGTGGATCCGCGCGCCATCCCGACCCGCGCCGCCGTCGTGCTGGCGGAACGCGCGGCGGCGGAGCTGGTACGGCGGCATCTGCAGGATCACGGCGACTGGCCGCGCCGCCTGGTGCTGGACCTGTGGGGCAGCGCCAGCCTGCGCACCGGCGGCGAGGAACTGGCGCTGGCGCTGGTGCTGATGGGTGCGCGGCCGGTGTGGGATGAGGGATCCGCGCGCGTGAGCGGGGTGGAGGTCCTGCCACTCGCGCTGCTTGACCGGCCGCGCGTCGATGTAACGCTGCGGATCTCGGGTTTGTTCCGCGACACTTTCGAGGCGCAGATCCTGCTGTTCGACAGCGCCGTGCGCATGATCGCCGCGCGCGACGAAGCCGAGGAATGGAATGGCCTCGCCGCCGCGGCGCGGGGGCTTTCGGGCGAAGCGCTGCGACGGACGACCGCACGCGTCTACGGCACCACCCCGGGCGATTACGGCGCCGGCTTCGGCGAGGCGCTGGCGCAAGGGCGCTGGGAACGACGTGCCGAACTCGGCAGCGCCTACCTGGCTGCCTCGGCGCATGCCTATGGCCAGGATCTGCACGGCGCCGCCGACGCCGCGGCTTTCGCCGAACGCGTGGCCGGGGCCGACCTGTTCGTGCATGCGCAGGACCATCGCGAGACCGACCTGCTCGACAGCCCCGAATACGCCCTGCACGAAGGCGGCTTCGCCGCCGCCGCCGACAGCCTGGGCGCGCGCCCGGCGCTGTATCACCTCGACACCTCCGAGCCACAGACGCCGCGCAGCTTCACCCTGGCCGAGGAAGTCGCGCGGGTGGTGCGCGGACGCGCCGCCAACCCGGCCTGGATCGCCGGCATGATGCGCCACGGCTATCGCGGCGGTGCCGAGATCGCGCGCACGCTGGAAGGTCTGTTCGGCTTTGCCGCCACCCTGCCGCAGCGGCTCGACCGGCAGTTCGACCTGGTGTTCGACGCGACCCTCGGGGACGCCACGGTGGATGGCTTCCTGCGCCAGGCCAACCCGGCGGCGCGCGCGGCCATGGCGGCGCGGCTGCGCGAGGCGCTGCGGCGCGATTTGTGGCGGCCGCGACGCAACGATATCTCCCTCCGGCTCGCGGAAGAAGACGAGACATGA
- the cobW gene encoding cobalamin biosynthesis protein CobW: MSTMAKIPATVITGFLGAGKTTLVRHLLERAGGRRIAVIVNEFGETGIDGETLRACEIPGCAETDIVELANGCLCCTVADEFLPTMEALLDRPQPPEHIVIETSGLALPKPLLKAFGWPSVRARVTVDGVIAVVDGPAVAAGRFADDPVAVAQQRSADISVEHDNPLAEVYEDQLQAADLVVLNKADLLDEASFARLQEEIRTQLTRAVKLLPARHGQIDPAVLLGLGAAAEDDLAARPSHHDAMDGAHEHDDFESFVVAIPEFTAPEPLLERLAAATAAHDILRLKGFAALRGKPMRLAVQGVGPRLQHYFDRPWQPGAARQGQIVVIGRTGLDRAAIAATLAAPVRD, from the coding sequence ATGAGCACCATGGCGAAGATCCCGGCCACCGTCATCACCGGCTTCCTCGGGGCCGGCAAGACCACGCTGGTGCGGCACTTGCTGGAACGCGCGGGCGGGCGGCGGATTGCCGTCATCGTCAACGAGTTCGGCGAGACCGGCATCGACGGCGAGACGCTGCGGGCCTGCGAGATTCCCGGCTGCGCCGAGACCGACATCGTCGAGCTGGCGAATGGCTGCCTGTGCTGCACCGTCGCCGACGAATTCCTGCCGACCATGGAGGCGCTGCTCGACCGGCCGCAACCACCGGAGCACATCGTCATCGAGACCTCCGGGCTGGCCTTGCCGAAGCCGCTGCTGAAGGCGTTCGGCTGGCCGTCGGTGCGCGCGCGCGTCACCGTCGATGGCGTGATTGCGGTGGTGGACGGGCCGGCGGTGGCGGCCGGGCGCTTCGCCGATGATCCGGTGGCGGTGGCGCAGCAGCGCAGCGCCGACATTTCGGTCGAGCACGACAACCCGCTCGCCGAGGTCTACGAGGATCAGCTGCAGGCGGCGGATCTGGTGGTGCTGAACAAGGCCGACCTGCTGGACGAGGCGAGCTTCGCGCGGCTGCAGGAAGAGATCAGGACACAACTCACCCGCGCAGTGAAGCTGCTGCCGGCGCGGCACGGGCAGATCGATCCGGCGGTGTTGCTCGGCCTCGGCGCCGCGGCGGAGGACGACCTTGCGGCGCGGCCGTCCCATCATGATGCGATGGACGGCGCGCACGAGCACGATGATTTCGAAAGTTTCGTGGTGGCCATTCCGGAATTCACCGCCCCCGAACCGCTGCTGGAGCGGCTGGCGGCAGCAACCGCCGCGCATGACATCCTGCGGCTGAAGGGCTTCGCCGCGCTGCGCGGCAAGCCGATGCGACTGGCGGTGCAGGGCGTGGGGCCGCGACTGCAGCATTACTTCGACCGTCCCTGGCAGCCGGGCGCGGCACGACAGGGACAGATCGTGGTGATCGGCCGTACCGGCCTCGACCGTGCCGCCATCGCGGCGACGCTGGCCGCACCCGTCAGAGACTGA
- a CDS encoding DUF1636 domain-containing protein: MSEEQRARLIVCTTCRAGRPLAEGETPPGALLHADLQRRIVEDADSRLELAEVKCLACCDRGCSCAITMPGKWTYLLGHLSPGSAGDLLEYATAYLASASGAVLPSRRPPALRGAVIGRLPAAEMQA, encoded by the coding sequence GTGAGCGAAGAGCAACGCGCGCGCCTGATCGTGTGCACCACCTGCCGGGCCGGGCGCCCCCTTGCCGAGGGCGAGACGCCGCCAGGTGCGTTGCTGCATGCGGACCTGCAACGCAGGATCGTGGAAGATGCCGACAGCAGGCTGGAACTGGCCGAGGTGAAGTGCCTCGCCTGCTGCGATCGCGGCTGTTCCTGCGCGATCACCATGCCGGGCAAGTGGACTTATCTGCTCGGCCATCTTTCCCCCGGCAGTGCCGGGGATTTGTTGGAATACGCCACCGCTTACCTGGCTTCGGCCAGCGGGGCGGTGCTGCCTTCGCGCCGTCCGCCGGCGCTGCGCGGGGCGGTGATCGGTCGCCTGCCGGCTGCGGAGATGCAGGCATGA
- the cobO gene encoding cob(I)yrinic acid a,c-diamide adenosyltransferase: protein MTHPDPSTSPDEATRYAAKMAKRKALQDREAASRDIEKGLLIVHTGTGKGKSTAAFGLALRMLGHGRRVGVVQFIKGAWTTGERSVLESFGPLVTWHSLGEGFTWNTQDKARDIAACQRAWERSRELMREPDLALLILDELNIALRYDYLPLDEVVAELQARRPDLHVVVTGRNAKPALIEAADLVTEMTLVKHPSAAGVKAQAGIEF, encoded by the coding sequence ATGACCCATCCCGATCCTTCCACGTCTCCTGACGAAGCCACGCGCTACGCCGCCAAGATGGCGAAGCGCAAGGCCCTGCAGGACCGCGAGGCCGCATCCCGCGACATCGAGAAAGGATTGCTGATCGTCCACACCGGCACGGGCAAGGGCAAGTCCACCGCCGCCTTCGGGCTGGCGCTGCGCATGCTCGGCCATGGCCGGCGCGTCGGCGTGGTGCAGTTCATCAAGGGGGCCTGGACCACCGGCGAACGCAGCGTGCTGGAAAGCTTCGGCCCGCTCGTCACTTGGCACAGCCTGGGCGAAGGTTTCACGTGGAACACCCAGGACAAGGCCCGCGACATCGCCGCCTGCCAGCGAGCCTGGGAACGCAGCCGCGAATTGATGCGTGAACCCGATCTCGCCTTGCTGATCCTCGACGAACTCAACATCGCGCTGCGCTACGACTACCTGCCGCTCGACGAGGTGGTGGCGGAATTGCAGGCGCGCCGGCCCGACCTGCACGTCGTGGTGACGGGGCGCAATGCGAAACCGGCACTGATCGAGGCGGCCGATCTGGTCACTGAGATGACGCTGGTGAAGCATCCCTCGGCGGCAGGCGTGAAGGCACAGGCGGGGATCGAGTTTTAG
- the cobA gene encoding uroporphyrinogen-III C-methyltransferase, whose protein sequence is MSAVRHVVSIVGAGPGDPDLLTRRAFTRIAEADLVLRDLLVPDALLEATGTRADIVDVGRRCGAAESQQVRQARINAAMQAGWAEGRRVVRLKSGDPLVFGRAAEEARFLAAHDIPFEFVPGITAGLAAASLAQVPLTERHRASAVLFCAGQLADGDSAPVAEWAGLLRGGTTLVLYMGLRALNALAPRLRVLLPDVGVEVTAVSQVSLPGQLRVSAPLGEIEDVLAKAALPQPVVFILGPA, encoded by the coding sequence ATGAGCGCCGTGCGTCACGTGGTGAGCATCGTCGGTGCCGGGCCGGGCGATCCCGACCTGCTGACACGCCGCGCCTTCACGCGCATCGCCGAGGCCGATCTGGTGCTGCGGGACCTGCTGGTGCCGGATGCCTTGCTGGAAGCGACCGGAACTCGGGCAGACATCGTCGATGTTGGCCGTCGCTGCGGTGCGGCGGAAAGCCAACAGGTCCGGCAGGCGCGGATCAACGCGGCGATGCAGGCCGGCTGGGCGGAAGGCCGGCGCGTGGTGCGGCTGAAATCCGGCGACCCGCTGGTGTTCGGCCGCGCCGCCGAGGAAGCGCGCTTCCTGGCGGCCCATGACATTCCCTTCGAGTTCGTGCCCGGCATCACGGCCGGACTAGCCGCGGCGAGTCTGGCGCAGGTGCCATTGACCGAGCGTCACCGCGCCTCGGCGGTGTTGTTCTGTGCCGGGCAACTGGCGGATGGGGACAGCGCGCCGGTGGCGGAGTGGGCCGGGCTGCTGCGGGGCGGCACGACGTTGGTGCTCTACATGGGGCTGCGTGCGTTGAATGCCCTGGCGCCGAGGCTGCGCGTGCTGCTGCCTGATGTCGGGGTCGAGGTGACAGCGGTGTCGCAGGTCAGCCTGCCGGGGCAGCTTCGTGTCAGTGCGCCTCTTGGCGAGATCGAGGACGTTCTGGCGAAAGCGGCGCTTCCGCAGCCGGTCGTCTTCATCCTCGGGCCGGCATGA
- a CDS encoding bifunctional adenosylcobinamide kinase/adenosylcobinamide-phosphate guanylyltransferase — protein sequence MGELVFLTGPVRSGKSARAVEIAKGWGDDVVFVATYRADPADAEMAERVRRHRAERPAGWRTLEAPQDVAAALAGLTPVPSGVLLDSIVLWAAARFEQDDAAILAEWDALLRALRAAPFPALIVGDEIGWSPVPMDAALRRFRDLAGWLGQRTAAAATEAWLMVAGCPVRLK from the coding sequence ATGGGCGAGCTGGTGTTCCTCACCGGGCCGGTGCGCAGCGGCAAGAGCGCGCGGGCGGTGGAGATCGCGAAGGGCTGGGGAGACGACGTGGTGTTCGTCGCCACTTACCGCGCCGACCCGGCCGATGCCGAAATGGCGGAACGGGTGCGACGGCATCGCGCCGAGCGGCCGGCGGGCTGGCGCACGCTGGAAGCCCCGCAGGACGTGGCCGCAGCACTGGCGGGCCTGACGCCGGTTCCCTCGGGGGTGTTGCTGGACAGCATCGTGCTGTGGGCGGCGGCGCGGTTCGAACAGGACGATGCGGCGATCCTGGCGGAATGGGACGCGCTGTTGCGGGCGCTGCGGGCGGCGCCGTTTCCGGCGCTGATCGTGGGCGACGAGATCGGCTGGAGCCCGGTGCCGATGGATGCGGCACTGCGCCGCTTCCGCGACCTCGCCGGCTGGCTCGGCCAGAGGACCGCTGCCGCGGCCACCGAGGCCTGGCTGATGGTGGCGGGTTGCCCGGTGCGGCTGAAATGA